A region of the Mycobacterium sp. NBC_00419 genome:
GGCGCGGCCCTGCATAACCGCGGCGCGAACGCGGCCTGGGAACTCGCCGGTGCGTTGGGCGCGGCGGTGGACTACGTGCGGTTGCTGACCGACGCCGGTATCGATCTCGCCGCCGCGTTGCGGCAGGTCAGCTTCCGGTTGGTGGCCGACGACGACCAGTTCATGACGATCGCGAAGTTCCGCGCGGCCCGCCAGCTGTGGGCCAGGGTCGCCGAGGTGCTCGGCGCGCCGCAGAGCGGGGCGACGGTGCTGCACGCTGTGACCTCGTTGCCGATGATGACCCAGCGCGACCCGTGGGTGAACATGCTGCGGACCACGCTGGCCGCCTTCGGCGCGGGCGTCGGGGGAGCCGACACCGTGCAGGTGCTCACCTTCGACGTGGCGATCCCCGGCGGATTCCCGGGTGTCGGGTCCGGTTTTGCCCGGCGTATCGCGCGCAATACCCAGCTGCTGCTGCTCGAGGAGTCCCACATCGGCCGCGTGCTCGACCCTGCCGGCGGTTCCTGGTACGTCGAGGACCTCACCGAAAGCCTTGCCGCTCAGGCGTGGTCGCACTTCCAGGACATCGAGGCCCGCGGCGGGTTCGTCGCTGCCCGTGATCACATCGCCGAGCAGGTCGAGCAGGTCCGCGCGCGGCGCGCCGACGACATCGCCCACCGGCGTACCGCGATCACCGGCGTCAACGAATTCCCGAACCTCACCGAACCTGTTCTGCCGCGCAGTGACTCGTCAGCGGCTGTGCAGCGCTACGCCGCCGGGTTTGAAGCACTGCGCGACCGCTCCGACGCGCACCTGGAGCGCACCGGGTCACGTCCGGCAGTGGTGCTGCTGCCGCTGGGACCGCTCGCCGAGCACAACATCAGGGCCACCTTCGCCGCCAATCTGCTCGCATCGGGCGGCATCGACACCGTCAACCCGGGAACCGTCGACGCCGCCGGGGTGGCCGGTGCGGTCGCCGATGCCGGCGCAACCGTCGCGGTCATCTGCGGCACCGACGCCCGGTACGGCACCGACAGCGCCGCAGTGGTCCAGGCCGCACGGTCGGCCGGCCTCGAGCACATCCTGCTGGCAGGTCCGGAGAAGGCGGTCGCCGACAACTCGGGCGATGCCAGACCCGACGGGTATCTGACCGCGAAGATCGATGCGGTCGAAGCGCTTTCGTCACTGCTCACCCGATTGGGGGCCTGACTCCTATGACTCAGTCCGAGGTGGCTAGCGCCACGGCTCACGTACCCAGCTTCGCCGACGTCCCGCTGCACGGTGGCGGCACCGTCACGCCGCCGACCGAAAGCGATGTGGCGCAGCATATTTCGGCAGCAGCGGTAGCTCACGGTTATGTCGCCGAGCAGCTCGACTGGCAGACGCCGGAGGGTATCGCGGTCAAGCCGGTGTACGTCGGGGCCGACCGTGGCGCGGTGGTGGCGCAGGGGTATCCGCTCGACAGCTTCCCCGGTGAGGCGCCGTTCATCCGTGGGCCGTACCCGACGATGTACGTCAACCAGCCGTGGACCATCCGCCAGTACGCCGGGTTCTCGACGGCCGCCGATTCCAACGCCTTCTACCGCCGCAATCTGGCCGCCGGCCAGAAGGGCCTGTCGGTGGCCTTCGACCTGGCCACCCACCGCGGCTACGACTCCGACCACCCACGGGTGCAGGGCGATGTCGGTATGGCCGGGGTGGCCATCGACTCGATCCTGGACATGCGGCAACTCTTCGACGGTATCGACCTGTCGGCGGTGTCGGTGTCGATGACCATGAACGGCGCGGTGCTGCCGATCCTGGCGCTGTACGTGGTGGCCGCCGAGGAACAGGGTGTGCCACCGGAGAAGCTGGCCGGGACCATCCAGAACGACATCCTCAAAGAGTTCATGGTCCGCAACACCTACATCTATCCGCCCACGCCCTCGATGCGGATCATCTCCGACATCTTCGCCTACACCAGCGCGAAGATGCCGAAGTTCAACTCCATCTCGATCTCGGGTTACCACATCCAAGAGGCCGGTGCCACAGCCGATCTCGAGCTCGCCTACACGCTGGCCGACGGTGTCGACTACCTCAAGGCCGGCGTCGACGCGGGTCTGGACATCGACAAGTTCGCCCCGCGGCTGTCCTTCTTCTGGGGCATCGGGATGAACTTCTTCATGGAGGTCGCCAAGCTGCGTGCGGGCCGGCTGCTGTGGAGCGAACTGGTCGCCGAGTTCGGTGCCAAGAGCTCGAAGTCGTTGTCGCTGCGCACCCACTCGCAGACCTCGGGCTGGTCGCTGACCGCCCAGGACGTGTTCAACAATGTCGCACGCACCTGCATCGAGGCGATGGCCGCCACCCAGGGCCACACCCAGTCGTTGCACACCAACGCCCTCGACGAGGCGCTGGCGCTGCCGACCGACTTCTCGGCCCGTATCGCCCGCAACACCCAGCTCCTGTTGCAGCAGGAGTCCGGCACCACCCGGCCGATCGATCCCTGGGCCGGCTCCTATTACGTGGAGTGGCTGACCCACCAGCTGGCCGAGAAGGCCCGGGCCCACATCGCCGAGGTCGCCGCGCACGGTGGCATGGCGCAGGCCATCAGCGAGGGTATTCCGAAGCTGCGTATCGAGGAGGCCGCCGCACGCACCCAGGCGCGCATCGACTCCGGCGCGCAGCCGCTGATCGGTGTGAACAAGTACCAGGTGGCCGAGGATCAGGAGATCGAGGTCCTCAAGGTCGAGAACAGCCGGGTGCGGACCGAGCAGCTCGCCAAGCTGGCCCAGCTGCGCAGTGAGCGCGATGAGGCGGCCTGCCAGGCGGCGCTGGACGAATTGACCAGGGCAGCGGGTGCTTCCGGAAGCGCCGGCGACGATGGTCTGGGCAACAACCTGCTGGCGCTGGCGATCGACGCCGCGCGTGCCAAGGCCACTCTCGGCGAGATCTCCGACGCGCTGGAGAAGGTATACGGCAGGCACCAGGCCGAGATCCGCACCATCTCCGGGGTTTACCGTGACGAAGTAGGGGCGGGAGGAACCATCTCCGGACTATCCGAAGCCACCCGACTGGTGGAGAAGTTCGCCGAGGCAGACGGCCGCCGGCCGCGCATCCTGGTCGCCAAGATGGGCCAGGACGGTCACGACCGCGGCCAGAAGGTCATCGCAACCGCCTTCGCCGACATCGGCTTCGACGTGGACGTGGGTTCGCTGTTCTCCACGCCGGACGAGGTCGCGCGGCAGGCCGCCGACAACGACGTCCACGTGGTCGGGGTGTCGTCCCTGGCGGCGGGTCACCTGACGCTGGTGCCCGCGCTGCGCGACGCGCTGGCTGAGGTGGGCAGGCCCGACATCATGGTCGTGGTGGGCGGTGTCATCCCGCCCGGCGACTTCGACGAGCTGTACGCCGCCGGAGCCACCGCGATCTTCCCGCCCGGCACGGTGATCTCCGACGCCGCGGTCGACCTGCTGCACAAGTTGGCCGACCGGCTGGGCTACACCCTCTCCTGATGCCCTCCGACGTCGCCGCCCTGGCCGGGGCCATCCGCAGCGGTGACCGTGCGGCGCTGCCCCGGGCCATCACGCTGGTGGAGTCGACCCGGGCAGATCACCGCGAGCAGGCGCAGCGTCTGCTGCTGGAGTTGATGCCGGATGCCGGCAAGGCCCTGCACGTCGGCATCACCGGCGTGCCGGGGGTGGGCAAGTCGACCACCATCGAGGCCCTCGGCATGTACCTGATCGAGCAGGGCCACCGGGTGGCGGTGCTCGCGGTCGACCCGTCGTCGACCCGCACCGGCGGTTCCATCCTGGGGGACAAGACCCGGATGGCGCGGCTGGCGGTGCAACCCGAGGCCTACATCCGACCGTCGCCGACCTCGGGGACCCTCGGCGGGGTGGCCAAGGCGACGAGGGAAACGATCGTGCTCCTCGAGGCCGCCGGCTTCGATGTGATCCTGGTCGAGACCGTCGGGGTTGGTCAGTCCGAGGTGACGGTGGCCGACATGGTGGACACCTTTGTGTTCCTGACTCTGGCCCGCACCGGCGACCAGCTGCAGGGCATCAAGAAGGGTGTCCTCGAACTGGCCGACATCGTCGTGGTGAACAAGGCCGACGGTGAACACGCCATCGAGGCCAACGCGGCCGCGCGGGAGCTCTCGGCCGCGATTCGGCTGATCTATCCTCGCGAAACGCTCTGGCGTCCACCGGTTTTGACGATGAGCGCGCTGCAGGGCACAGGCTTGCACGAGCTGTGGGACACGGTGCTCAAGCATCGCGACGTGCTGACCGCGGCCGGTCAGTTCGACGCTCGCCGCCGTGCACAGCAGGTGGACTGGACGTGGTCGATGGTGCGCGATGCGGTGCTCGACCGGGTGTTGCGGCATCCGGCCGTGAAGAGTCGGCGTACCGAGATCGAACGGCAGGTTCGCGAGGGCGAACTGACGCCGGCGCTTGCTGCGCAGCAGATACTCGATGCCGCCGACGAGTCAAGCTGACCGGCCGCCGCCAAGTTAACGAATTGGCAACGATTCGGCGCACTGCTGCTTAGGCCGGTTAAATTCCTGTGTGTGACACATGTGACTGGTGAGTCTTCGGTGTTGCCGCGCGGGGTGCAAGGCGCGGCTGACCCGAACTTCGCCTATGCGGTTCGCAGCTTCGCGAGCCTCTTTCCGCATCCCCGCTTCGGTGGCGGGGCGTTGGCGGTGTACCTCGACGGTCAGCCGGTGGTCGACGTCTGGACAGGCTGGTCGGACCGGCGCGGACGAGAGCACTGGTCCGCCGACACCGGCGCCACGGTGTTCTCGGCGACCAAGGGTGTCGCCTCGACGGTCATCCACCGCCTCGTCGACCGCGGCCTGATCGACTACGACGCGCCCGTCGCCGAGTACTGGCCGGAGTTCGGCGCCAACGGCAAGGGCCAGATCACCGTGCGCGACGTCATGCGGCACCGGGCCGGGCTGGCCAACCTGCGCGGCGTGCGCACCCGCGAACTGCTCGATCACCTGCACATGGAGGAGCGGATTGCCGCAGCGCCGGTGGGCAGGCACTTCGGCAAGCCCGCATATCACGCGATCACCTACGGCTGGCTGCTGTCCGGCCTGGCCCGCGCCGTCACCGGCAAGGGGATGCGCGAGCTGATGCGCATCGAGGTGGCCGAGCCGCTCAACACCGACGGCATCCACCTGGGCCGACCGCCACTGGGCGCGCCCACCCGGGCCGCGCACATCGTCGGGCCACAGCTCAACATCCCCAACCCGCTGTTCAACGCGATAGCGCCCAGGATTGCCGCCCTCGAGGTGTCGGCCATCTTCGGCTCGATGTACTTCCCGGGGATGAAAGCCGTCGTTCAGGGCGACATGCCGCTGCTCGACAGCGAGCTGCCCTCGGCCAACGGCGTGGCCACCGCGCGGAGTCTGGCCCGCATGTACGGCGCGATCGCCAATGGCGGCGAGATCGACGGTCGGCGTTATCTGTCCGCTGACCTGGTCGCCGGCCTGACCGGGCGGCCGAGCCTGGCCCCGGACCGCAATCTGATCCTGCCGATGGCCTTCCATCTGGGATATCACTCGCTGCCGTTCCCCGGCGTTCTGCCCGGCTTCGGACACGTCGGGCTGGGCGGTTCCCTCGGCTGGGCGATGCCCGACAAGGGTTTGTCGTTCGGGTACGTGCACAACCGGCTTCTGACTCCCTTCGTCGTCACCGACCAGGCGGGTTTCGTGGCCACGGCCGCCTTGATCCGCCATGGTGCCGCGGCGGCGCGCAAGCACGGTTTCACACCCGTCCAGGAGTTCGGTGCGACGTTCGCACCCCGCGCCGCAGGGGTGGTTGCGGGCTAGCGCCCGCCGTCCGCGTCGCTTTCAGCGGTGTCGTGTCGTGTCGCAGCACCGGCGTGTCGCGGGCGACTCGCCGTGTTCAGAGGGCCCCGAGACTTCTCATATCTGGCTCACAGCTAACTTCGGCAACCCCTTCCTACCGCCTTTGACCGCGAGTGACAATCGTCACTCGGGGGCCCTTTCCGGGCCCCTCATGTCGAATTCAACGAGGTGTTTTACCAATTAATGCCAAATAGCCTGTCGCTTAGCAAAACGCATTTGCTGACTCGTCAAAATATGCCGGAATTGTCTGATAACGGCTTTGCTTTGATGGTCCTGAATGTGGCCTGAATCACGCATAATGAACAGCTGAGACGCAATTCTCAGGCTACTCTCAGGTCAGTTGCCATCTGCGCAGGCTGTGATCAGAAAGCCCAGCTCATCGGCGTCTAGAAAGCTGAGGCGCAATAGCGGAAACTCTCAGGAATACCCGTGTGGCCGGCCTCACAGGTTGGCCGGATCGGTGCCGCAACCTCGTTATTCGATGGCATCGCCGGGGGTGTTCTTGCCGCAGCGTCCGAACGGGTGGTGCAACTCGGTCCGGAAATTTGCTGTATCGCCATATTGGCCGAATTTCGCCTGACTTGCGACAACCAACCTGCTGCAACGGTGGCCGGGGCCCGGCTAGCGGCAGCCCCGGGCGCGACAGCGCCGCGGGACGTTGCTCGACTCTTCGGTAAAAGCCCTGCTCAAGACTGATTTTCCGACAACCGGCTCGGGCATTTTGAGGAACTTTTCGCCCCGAGTTGCGGAATGTTCAGCTACCGGATCTCCGTTGCTGCAGGTGGCGGGCTTGTCGAGCACGGTAACATTGGCCAATCTCCAATCAAAATCACAAAACATTTGTCGCCGTGGTTAGAAAAAGCCGCTAAGCTACCGATCACGTTGGCAACTTCGCTTGACGATTCCTAATCAGAATCAGGCAGGTTGCCTTGCCCCGTGTTGACGAAGAGTGAGGTGTGAGCGGACGTGCGAGAGACATCTGTCACCCCGATTGCAGTCGTTGGTATGGCTTGCCGGCTGCCCGGAGGGATCGACTCGCCACACAAGCTGTGGGAGGCGTTACTGGAGGGCGCTGACCTCGTCACCGAGATTCCCGCCGAGCGGTGGGACGCCGACGAGTACTACGACCCGGAACCCGGCGTGCCGGGACGGTCGGTGTCGCGCTGGGGCGCCTTCGTCGACGACGTCACAGGCTTCGATCCGGACTTCTTCGGCATCAACGAGCGCGAGGCCACCGCGATGGACCCGCAGCACCGCATGCTGCTGGAGACCGCGTGGGAAGCCGTGGAGCATTCCGGGCACACTCCTGCCCAGATGTCCGGAACGTCGACTGGTGTCTTCATCGGTATGTCGCACGACGACTACGCCATGCTCACCAGCGCCGCCGGCGCCTACGACCAGGCCTATGCCTTCACCGGGACACCGTTCAGCATGGCCTCCGGGCGCATCTCCCATGCGCTGGGACTGCTGGGACCGGCCCTGACCATGGACACCGCCTGCTCGTCGAGCATGGTGGCGGTGCACAGCGCGTGCCGCAGCCTGCATGAGGGTGAAAGCGACATGGCCCTCGCCGGCGGTGTGATGCTCATGCTCGATCAGCGTCTGTATGCCTCGGCCTCCGGCCAGGGCATGCTGTCGCCGACCGGCCATTGCCACGCTTTCGACGTGAACGCCGACGGCTTCGTCCGTTCGGAGGGCTGCGGCATCGTCATGCTCAAGCGTCTCGACGACGCCGAGCGCGACGGTGACCGGATTCTGGCCGTCATCAAGGGCACCGCCTCCAACCAGGACGGGCGCACCGAGAACATCCTCACCCCGTCGACCGAGGCGCAGATCTCGGTCTTCAAGGCCGCGCTTGCCGCCGCCGATGTCGACCCCGCCACCGTCGGCATGGTCGAGGGTCACGGCACCGGCACGCCGGTGGGTGACACCAAGGAGTTCAACAGCATCTCCAGCGTCTACGGCATCGCCGGCCCGTGCGCTCTGACCTCGGTCAAGAGCAACTTCGGCCACGCCGAGTCCGCTGCGGGTGTGCTGGGCCTGATGAAGGCCGTGCTGTCCGTGCACCACGGTGTCGTGCCGCAGAACCTGCACTTCAACCGTCTGCCCGAACACCTCGCCAAGGTCGATACCGGACTGTTCGTCCCGGCCGAGGCCACCGACTGGCCGACCGACGGTCCCCGCCGCGCTGCGGTGTCGTCGTACGGCATGTCGGGCACCAACGTCCACGCCGTGCTCGAGCAGGCGCCCACCACGGACGTCGCCGATGCTGCCGCGATTGCTGCTGCCGACGCCGGCCTGCTGGTCTTCCCGGTGTGCTCCACCTCCGCCGACGAGCTGCGGCACACCGCCGAGCGGCTTGCCGACTGGGTCGAGAACAGCTCCGCCGACCTGTCGCTGCGCGACCTGGCCTACACGCTGGCGCGTCGCCGCGGGCACCGCCCGGTGCGCACCGCCGTCATCGCCGCCGACCGCGCCGAACTGGTCGAGCGGCTCCGTGAGGTCGCCAAGGGCGACGATCCCTACCAGGCCGCCGTCGGACACGACGACCGCGGACCGGTGTGGATCTTCTCCGGCCAGGGCTCGCAGTGGGCCTCGATGGGTGTGGGGCTGCTGGCCACCGAGCCCGTCTTCGCCGCCACGATCGCCGAGATCGAACCGCTGATCGCCGCGGAGTCCGGTTTCTCGATCACCGAGGCCATCACCGCCCCCGAAACCGTCGAGGGTATCCATAAGGTCCAGCCGGCCATCTTCGCGATGCAGGTGGCCATGGCCGCGACGATGAAGGCCTACGGCGTCGCGCCGGGCGCCGTCATCGGCCATTCGCTCGGCGAGGTTGCCGCTGCCGTCGTCTCCGGTGCACTGTCACTGGAGGACGGCGTCAAGGTCATCTGCCGTCGTTCACTGCTGTGCCTGCGGCTGGCCGGCGGCGGTGCGATGGCCTCGGTCGAGCTGCCCGCACAGCAGGTGCGCGAGGAACTCGAGAAGCAGGGCATCGAAGATGTCGTGGTCGCCGTTGTGGCGTCCCCGAACTCGACGGTGATCGGCGGTGCCACCCAGACCGTCCGCGACATCGTCGCGGCGTGGGAGCAGCGCGAGATCATGGCCCGCGAGGTCAACGTCGACGTCGCGTCGCACTCGCCTCAGGTGGAGCCGATCCTCGACGAGCTGTCGGAGATGCTGGCCGACATCACCCCGATGGCCCCGGAGATCCCGTACTACTCGGCCACTTCGTTCGACCCGCGCGAGCAGCCCTACTGCGATGCCGACTACTGGGTCGACAACCTGCGCCACACCGTGCGTTTCTCGGCGGCCGTGCAGACCGCGCTCGAGGACGGCTTCCGGGTGTTCGGCGAGCTGGCCCCGCATCCGCTGCTGACCCGCCCGATCGACCAGACCGCCGCGACACTGGATATCTCGGTGGCCGCTGTGGCCGGTATGCGTCGTGGTCAGGAAGTGCCGCACGGACTCGGTGAGTTCCTCGGCAGCCTGTACTCCGCCGGCGCCGAGGTGGACTTCTCGGTGCTCTACCCGGCCGGTCACCTGGTCGACGCGCCGCTGCCGACCTGGACCCATCGCAGCATGATGCTGGCTTCCGAGGGTGGCGATCAGCAGGCCCGTGGTGCTCACCTGGTGGCGGCCCACCCGCTGCTCGGTGCCCACGTGCGCCTGCTCGAGGACCCGGAACGGCATGCCTGGCAGGCCGAGGTCGGCACCGCGGCGCTGCCGTGGCTGGTCGATCACCAGATCAACAACGTGCCGGCGCTGCCCGGCGCCGCCTACTGCGAGATGGCTCTGGCCGCGGCACGCACCGCCCTTGGTGAGGCTGCCGAAGTCCGCGACGTGACGTTCGACGCGATGCTGCTGCTCGAGGACGAGACCCCGGTCAGTGCCGTAGCCTCGGCCAAGACGCCCGGTGTGCTGGAGTTCGTGGTCGAGACCGACACCGACGGTGAGCGGGAACGTCGCGCCAGCGCGGTGCTGCATGCCGCCGATGCCGACGAGCAGCCGCACTCCTACGACATGGACGAACTGCTGGCGGCGCACCCCAACCGCGCCGACGGCAGCGAGGTCCGTACCTGGTTCGACGGCCGCGGCGTGCAGTTCGGCCCGGCGTTCACCGGCCTGGTGGCCGTCAACGCCGGCGATGAGTCCGCCGGCACCGTGCTGGCCGAGATCGGCCTGCCGTCGTCGATCCGCAACCAGCAGACCGCCTACGGTGTGCATCCCGCACTGCTGGATGCCTGCTTCCAGTCGGTCGCCGCCCATCCGGGTGTGCAGTCCTCCGGCACCGGCGGGCTGCTGTTGCCGCTCGGTGTGCGTCGGCTGAAGGTGCACGGCCCGACCCGCAATGCGCGGTACTGCCTGACGAAGCTCGCTTCGCTCGACGGCTCCTCGGTTGAGGCCGATATCGAGCTGCTCGACGACTACGGCACCGTGCTGTTCGGTGTCCAGGGTCTGCGCATGGGCAGCGGTATGTCCGAGGCCAACGAGGGCGACCGGGTGCTCAACGAGCGTCTGCTGGCCATCGAGTGGCGTCAGCAGCAGCTCAACGAGGTCACCCACGCGAACTCGGCGACCTGGCTGGTCGTCAGCACCTCCGATGCCGCTGACATGCTGGCCTCGGCGCTGACCGACGCGCTCAAGCTCAACGACGCCGACGTGACCACGATGTCGTGGCCTCAGCACGCCGACCACGCCTACAACTCCCAGCTTCTGGGCTCGCACTTCTCCGAAGGTGGCTTCGACAACGTCGTGGTGGTCACCCCGGCACGCAACGGCTGCCCCGAAGAGCAGCTGCCGCACCGCGGCGGCGAGCAGGTGCGCCACCTGGTGCGCATCGCCCGCGAGCTGTCCGAGACGGCAGGCGAAGCGCCCCGGCTCTACGTCGTAACCCGCAACGCCCAGACGGTGCTCGCCGATGAGCGGCCGAACCTGGAGCAGGCCGGCCTGCGTGGTCTACTGCGTGTGATCGGTGCCGAGCACCCGCAGTTGCGGCCCACCCAGATCGACGTCGACGACGCCACCGAGGCCAAGTTGATGGCAGCCCAGCTGCTCACCGGCAGCGAGGAAGACGAGACCGCGTTCCGCAAGGGACAGTGGTACACCGCGCACCTCTACCCGAGCCCACTGCGGCCCGACGAGCGCTACACCACCGTGGTCGACCACGCCCGCGACGGAATGCGCCTGGAGATCCGCACCCCGGGTGACATCGAGACCCTGGAACTGGCTGCGTTCGACCGCATCCCGCCCGGCCCGGGTCAGATCGAGGTCGCCGTGACGGCGTCCAGCCTCAACTTCGCTGACGTTCTGCTGGCCTTCGGCCGCTACCCGAGCTTCGAGGGTCTGCAGCCCCAGCTGGGTCTGGACTTCGCCGGCGTGGTGACCGCGGTCGGCCCGCAGGTCACCTCTCACCGGGTCGGCGACCATGTCGGCGGCATGTCGACCAACGGCTGCTGGGGCTCGTTCGTCACCTGTGACGCCGATGTGGCAGTGACCCTGCCCGCCGGCCTACGTGATGATCAGGCGGCCGCGGTGACCACCGCCTCGGCCACGGCTTGGTACGGCCTGCACGACCTGGCCCACATCAAGGCCGGCGACAAGGTGCTGATCCACTCCGCCACCGGCGGTGTCGGCCAGGCCGCAATCGCCATCGCCCGGGCTGCCGGCGCCGAGATTTACGCGACGGCGGGCACCGAGGAACGCCGCGACATGCTGCGCACCATGGGCATCACGCATGTCTACGACTCGCGTACCGCCGCGTTCGGCGAGCAGATCCGCCGGGACACCGACGGCTACGGCGTCGACATCGTGCTGAACTCGCTGACCGGTGCCTCGCAGCGGGCCGGCGTGGAACTGCTCGCCTTCGGCGGCCGGTTCGTCGAGATCGGCAAGAAGGACATCTACGGCGACACCCGGATGGGCCTGTTCCCGTTCCGTCGCAACCTGTCCTTCTACGGTGTCGACCTGGCCCTGATGGCCAGCACCCACCCGGAGCAGATCCGCGAACTGCTCGACACCGTCTACCGGTTGACCGCCGACGGTGTCCTGCCGCAGCCGGAGACCACCCACTACCCGCTGGCCGACGCGGCCACCGCCATCCGTGTGATGGGTGCCGCCGAGCACACCGGCAAGCTGCTGCTGTCGGTGCCCAAGGTCGGCCACAGCAGTGTCGTGGTTCCGCCGGAGCAGGCCAAGGTCTTCCGCCGGGACGGCTCCTACATCATCACCGGCGGTCTCGGCGGTCTGGGCTTGTTCCTGGGTGCCAAGATGGCCGCGGGTGGTTGCGGCCGCATCGTGCTGAACTCCCGTTCACAGCCGAAGCCCGAGGCACTGGAGGAGATCGCGCGGATGCGCGCCTCCGGCGCCCAGGTCGAGGTCGTCACCGGTGACATCGCGCAGTCGGAGACGGTGGACCGCCTGGTGGCAGCCGCCACCGCGACCGGTCTTCCGGTCCGCGGCGTGCTGCACGCGGCGGCCGTGGTCGAGGACGCCATCCTGACCAACATCACCGACGAACTGGTGGACCGGGACTG
Encoded here:
- the mutA gene encoding methylmalonyl-CoA mutase small subunit, whose product is MLRQQELPVSVKVDEERARWRTAVAGVLAKSSRRDPADLPAEPERLLDSPTYEGFPIRPLYTSLDELPEPPLPGTWPFIRGGDAHRDVNAGWKVAEAFPASEAPVADGNAAVLDALADGVSALVLQVGEHGVSPADLDRLLEGVYLDLAPVVLDAGADFTAAADAVLALVAGADDAKRAAMSIDLGADPLTAPLSGRQAASAEDVVSVASGLAGKPGVRAITVDGAALHNRGANAAWELAGALGAAVDYVRLLTDAGIDLAAALRQVSFRLVADDDQFMTIAKFRAARQLWARVAEVLGAPQSGATVLHAVTSLPMMTQRDPWVNMLRTTLAAFGAGVGGADTVQVLTFDVAIPGGFPGVGSGFARRIARNTQLLLLEESHIGRVLDPAGGSWYVEDLTESLAAQAWSHFQDIEARGGFVAARDHIAEQVEQVRARRADDIAHRRTAITGVNEFPNLTEPVLPRSDSSAAVQRYAAGFEALRDRSDAHLERTGSRPAVVLLPLGPLAEHNIRATFAANLLASGGIDTVNPGTVDAAGVAGAVADAGATVAVICGTDARYGTDSAAVVQAARSAGLEHILLAGPEKAVADNSGDARPDGYLTAKIDAVEALSSLLTRLGA
- the scpA gene encoding methylmalonyl-CoA mutase, with translation MTQSEVASATAHVPSFADVPLHGGGTVTPPTESDVAQHISAAAVAHGYVAEQLDWQTPEGIAVKPVYVGADRGAVVAQGYPLDSFPGEAPFIRGPYPTMYVNQPWTIRQYAGFSTAADSNAFYRRNLAAGQKGLSVAFDLATHRGYDSDHPRVQGDVGMAGVAIDSILDMRQLFDGIDLSAVSVSMTMNGAVLPILALYVVAAEEQGVPPEKLAGTIQNDILKEFMVRNTYIYPPTPSMRIISDIFAYTSAKMPKFNSISISGYHIQEAGATADLELAYTLADGVDYLKAGVDAGLDIDKFAPRLSFFWGIGMNFFMEVAKLRAGRLLWSELVAEFGAKSSKSLSLRTHSQTSGWSLTAQDVFNNVARTCIEAMAATQGHTQSLHTNALDEALALPTDFSARIARNTQLLLQQESGTTRPIDPWAGSYYVEWLTHQLAEKARAHIAEVAAHGGMAQAISEGIPKLRIEEAAARTQARIDSGAQPLIGVNKYQVAEDQEIEVLKVENSRVRTEQLAKLAQLRSERDEAACQAALDELTRAAGASGSAGDDGLGNNLLALAIDAARAKATLGEISDALEKVYGRHQAEIRTISGVYRDEVGAGGTISGLSEATRLVEKFAEADGRRPRILVAKMGQDGHDRGQKVIATAFADIGFDVDVGSLFSTPDEVARQAADNDVHVVGVSSLAAGHLTLVPALRDALAEVGRPDIMVVVGGVIPPGDFDELYAAGATAIFPPGTVISDAAVDLLHKLADRLGYTLS
- the meaB gene encoding methylmalonyl Co-A mutase-associated GTPase MeaB — encoded protein: MPSDVAALAGAIRSGDRAALPRAITLVESTRADHREQAQRLLLELMPDAGKALHVGITGVPGVGKSTTIEALGMYLIEQGHRVAVLAVDPSSTRTGGSILGDKTRMARLAVQPEAYIRPSPTSGTLGGVAKATRETIVLLEAAGFDVILVETVGVGQSEVTVADMVDTFVFLTLARTGDQLQGIKKGVLELADIVVVNKADGEHAIEANAAARELSAAIRLIYPRETLWRPPVLTMSALQGTGLHELWDTVLKHRDVLTAAGQFDARRRAQQVDWTWSMVRDAVLDRVLRHPAVKSRRTEIERQVREGELTPALAAQQILDAADESS
- a CDS encoding serine hydrolase domain-containing protein, whose protein sequence is MTHVTGESSVLPRGVQGAADPNFAYAVRSFASLFPHPRFGGGALAVYLDGQPVVDVWTGWSDRRGREHWSADTGATVFSATKGVASTVIHRLVDRGLIDYDAPVAEYWPEFGANGKGQITVRDVMRHRAGLANLRGVRTRELLDHLHMEERIAAAPVGRHFGKPAYHAITYGWLLSGLARAVTGKGMRELMRIEVAEPLNTDGIHLGRPPLGAPTRAAHIVGPQLNIPNPLFNAIAPRIAALEVSAIFGSMYFPGMKAVVQGDMPLLDSELPSANGVATARSLARMYGAIANGGEIDGRRYLSADLVAGLTGRPSLAPDRNLILPMAFHLGYHSLPFPGVLPGFGHVGLGGSLGWAMPDKGLSFGYVHNRLLTPFVVTDQAGFVATAALIRHGAAAARKHGFTPVQEFGATFAPRAAGVVAG